A part of Leishmania panamensis strain MHOM/PA/94/PSC-1 chromosome 34 sequence genomic DNA contains:
- a CDS encoding hypothetical protein (TriTrypDB/GeneDB-style sysID: LpmP.34.0560) yields MLPYGTLWKLDQMLHPAGPPQRRTVALRRRQALFLFFWGIFLVSVFLVPFHYAALRRVRIDSERELLGLVVPTVDLEQLHRRQDQAVQRLRAWTTARWTDSHPERSGDDSIGDADVTADFALAFYLHSSSRTRLDGVFAHPYVRALAGGGVGVLWPRLGDAAETPDALQHLSRARTLSEVAVDAAQDASKRAKCLIALRRNLLQVGASDTKSEEKADLINALQATLSKEAELYRIDVGRPFDAGKVAVEAGDWRAATEKVLATLLLWLTNRHTRSHTQEEVISRALAACQAPLSRTLRTSFDWGAIPDVSHATTTIAVAVQEEETAPQYLCLCSQYGVQPPAALVEPSSGTVTPLFLVDPARLEASAQTCADACLRGG; encoded by the coding sequence ATGCTACCGTACGGCACACTGTGGAAGCTGGACCAGATGCTGCACCCGGCTgggccgccgcagcgtcgtACGgtcgcgctgcgccgccgccaagcgCTCTTCTTGTTCTTCTGGGGGATTTTTCTCGTGTCAGTTTTCCTAGTTCCCTTCCACTACGCCGCACTGCGGCGCGTGCGTATCGACAGCGAGCGCGAGCTGCTTGGACTGGTGGTACCGACGGTGGATCTTGAGCAACTCCACAGGCGCCAGGACCAGGCGGTGCAACGGCTTAGAGCATGGACTACAGCGCGCTGGACAGACAGTCACCCCGAGCGAAGCGGAGACGACAGCATCGGTGACGCTGACGTCACCGCCGACTTTGCGCTGGCCTTTTACTTGCATTCATCGTCACGCACGCGCCTCGACGGCGTCTTTGCGCACCCATACGTCCGGGCACTCGCTGGAGGTGGAGTTGGAGTGCTGTGGCCTCgcctcggcgacgctgcagagACACccgacgcgctgcagcacctaTCACGCGCTCGTACACTGAGTGAGGTAGCGGTGGATGCTGCGCAAGACGCATCAAAGCGGGCAAAATGCTTGATTGCTCTGCGGCGCAATCTCCTGCAGGTAGGCGCCAGTGACACCaaaagcgaagaaaaagcCGACCTGATCaatgcgctgcaggcgacGCTGTCAAAAGAGGCGGAGCTTTACCGCATCGATGTTGGTAGGCCGTTCGATGCTGGAAAGGTGGCAGTCGAGGCCGGCGATTGGCGAGCAGCGACGGAAAAGGTACTGGCTACGCTCCTCTTGTGGTTGACGAaccggcacacacgcagccacACGCAGGAGGAAGTCATCAGCCGCGCCTTGGCTGCGTGTCAGGCGCCGCTCTCTCGTACCCTACGCACGAGTTTTGACTGGGGTGCTATACCTGACGTCTCGCATGCCACGACAACCATCGCAGTCGCCGTGCAGGAAGAAGAGACAGCACCGCAGTatctgtgtctgtgtagcCAGTACGGCGTGCAGCCCCCAGCTGCCTTGGTAGAgccgagcagcggcaccgtcaccCCGCTCTTCCTCGTAGACCCTGCTCGACTCGAGGCAAGCGCGCAAACGTGCGCTGACGCTTGTTTGCGTGGTGGGTAG
- a CDS encoding beta-fructofuranosidase-like protein (TriTrypDB/GeneDB-style sysID: LpmP.34.0580): MPRQHCRHVGGTVSAAARALAVAVVVLALYAGAAAAIKVNLVSDVHYDPAYATADAYGACTTISALPFGQVGCDSPKSLLAIITNDIMIQRSAYTFFAGDWQRHGMTSTSLTMTDVFTPLSNYFARIVDSCIDTDFNTPRVTTVLGNNDAIPNYFFNITATPQTTLDTQVDVMKEYALLTETQGTVMSKCGYYSGIASAQLRVLALHTLVWTYKLSPALPDTETDPCGQLGWMESEINAARAAGQKVIIIGHIPPQPDVFRVISRGAVGPVEDDMYWKPMYQNAYTTLLSNNKDIIVLQLFGHTHRFAILGDAEMGVPLVVINAITPLYGNVPAYLTGDFDMATWKLKTLRQRYAQTVFIQWNDGLEVGAALGITDLTNVSSINAAVAKMFANDTLFTNYMTLRTGGTISDPCTTTFCRVYTVCAMLYATHDNLARCVRSQTPSSSSSEPTDSRDSTPTPTPDSSIHVDAQPQYHLRPWKNWISNPNGPYRDPVTGKIHLYMQYNPNGPLWGDIAWYHVTSEDYVKWTRPVSPVAMWADRWYDRWGAYSGTMMNNNYGEPVIMYTCTEPENIQRQCIATIPSSDLAGKRTLNTFEKSPLNPLVTEESVPGLVGLENFRDPTEWWQDPANPDQWLIAFVARIADSDGDNAHVILFSTTDPTFQSGYSFSHSLYVYKYSTDKMLESPDFFTLHEGGEHYLKVSNIRSHRDYIVYGSYQADPSTGKYIFTEDSERSFTFIDYGPFYASKTFYDPILNRRMIWGWTSDELSSQQITSKGWSGVQNLVRGMEYDSVEKKLKTYPIPELKGLRLDHLYSRAETDPLVLVDGMPQTLIPAGINITRQHEIIVTFKLSSMEPFNGATYYTDSTAPEFGVMIRANANLSQHTTVSVRMPEATQQPIANRAQDMTWTPIKVYAGASTNAAGNCSAECAKDRTCVSWTYTTSPSPTCALYWKTSQRVYNTTAQSGTVNIPMLYMDRTHSGSIGSSQPILGRSPVKQTNPNVVRLHIFVDDSVIEVFKDGGLETMTGSLYLPRDESQTGIAVYTKNMGSVTVTASAEIFSLGSAFTADTDPKLIRSYTNSYYNLLSAMGVAR, translated from the coding sequence ATGCCTCGTCAGCATTGTCGCCACGTCGGTGGCACCGTGTCGGCAGCCGCTCGTgcgctcgccgtcgccgtcgtcgttcTTGCCCTCTacgcaggtgctgcggcagcgatcAAAGTCAACCTGGTCTCCGATGTGCACTACGATCCAGCTTACGCTACCGCCGACGCTTATGgcgcctgcaccaccatTTCGGCCCTGCCCTTCGGTCAGGTCGGTTGTGACTCACCCAAATCCCTTCTGGCCATCATCACCAACGACATTATGATACAGCGCTCCGCCTACACGTTCTTCGCAGGTGAttggcagcggcacggcaTGACTTCCACGTCTCTGACGATGACCGACGTGTTTACGCCGCTGTCGAACTACTTCGCGCGCATCGTAGATAGCTGTATAGATACTGACTTCAACACCCCGCGCGTGACGACCGTCCTCGGTAACAACGACGCCATTCCAAACTACTTCTTCAACATAACGGCCACCCCGCAAACCACCCTGGACACACAGGTCGATGTAATGAAGGAGTACGCGCTGCTGACCGAAACGCAGGGTACGGTGATGTCCAAGTGCGGTTACTACAGTGGTATCGccagtgcgcagctgcgcgtccTGGCGCTTCACACCCTGGTGTGGACGTATAAGCTGTCACCAGCCCTTCCCGACACCGAGACGGACCCGTGTGGGCAGCTGGGGTGGATGGAGAGCGAGATCAACGCAGCTCGTGCTGCGGGGCAGAAGGTGATCATTATTGGTCATATCCCTCCACAACCCGACGTCTTCCGCGTGATCTCTCGCGGTGCCGTTGGCCCTGTGGAGGACGACATGTACTGGAAGCCCATGTACCAGAACGCCTACACAACCCTGCTGTCCAACAACAAGGACATCATCGTCCTTCAGCTCTTCGGTCACACCCACCGCTTTGCTATCCTCGGCGACGCGGAGATGGGGGTGCCGCTCGTCGTCATCAACGCCATCACGCCACTGTATGGCAACGTGCCCGCGTACCTCACCGGCGACTTCGACATGGCCACGTGGAAACTTAAAACCCTGAGGCAACGGTACGCTCAAACTGTCTTTATTCAGTGGAACGATGGTCTGGAGGTAGGCGCCGCCCTTGGCATCACCGATCTTACCAATGTCTCGTCGATCAATGCGGCAGTGGCAAAGATGTTCGCAAACGACACGCTGTTTACGAACTACATGACTCTCCGCACCGGCGGCACGATCAGTGACCCGTGCACAACGACGTTCTGCCGCGTGTACACTGTGTGTGCGATGCTCTACGCCACGCATGACAACCTCGCCCGCTGCGTGCGTTCGCAGACtccgtcgtcctcgtcgtcggaGCCGACTGACAGTAGGGACAGCACCCCTACCCCGACCCCCGACTCGTCGATCCACGTTGATGCCCAGCCGCAGTACCATCTCCGTCCCTGGAAGAACTGGATCAGCAACCCCAACGGCCCCTACCGCGACCCCGTCACCGGCAAGATTCACCTGTACATGCAGTACAACCCCAACGGCCCGCTGTGGGGTGACATCGCCTGGTACCACGTCACGTCGGAGGACTATGTCAAGTGGACGCGTCCTGTATCGCCGGTTGCCATGTGGGCCGACAGGTGGTACGACCGGTGGGGCGCCTACTCCGGCACCATGATGAACAACAACTACGGCGAGCCGGTCATTATGTACACCTGCACGGAGCCGGAGAACATCCAGCGCCAGTGCATCGCAACCATCCCCTCGAGTGACCTGGCCGGCAAGCGTACGCTGAACACGTTCGAGAAGAGCCCGCTGAACCCCCTTGTCACCGAGGAAAGCGTTCCCGGGCTTGTGGGCCTGGAGAACTTCCGCGACCCAACGGAGTGGTGGCAGGACCCCGCCAACCCTGACCAGTGGCTAATCGCCTTCGTGGCCCGCATCGCCGATAGCGACGGGGACAACGCGCACGTCATCCTCTTCAGCACCACCGACCCGACCTTCCAGAGCGGCTACAGCTTCTCTCACAGCCTCTACGTCTACAAGTACAGCACTGACAAGATGCTCGAGTCCCCCGACTTCTTCACGTTGCACGAGGGCGGCGAACACTATCTCAAGGTTTCCAACATACGGTCGCACCGCGACTACATCGTCTACGGCTCCTATCAGGCTGACCCGTCAACCGGCAAGTACATCTTCACGGAGGACTCCGAGCGCAGTTTCACCTTCATCGACTACGGCCCGTTCTACGCCTCCAAGACCTTCTACGACCCCATCCTCAACCGCCGCATGATTTGGGGCTGGACAAGCGACGAGCTGAGCAGCCAGCAGATCACATCGAAGGGCTGGTCTGGCGTGCAGAACCTGGTGCGCGGCATGGAGTACGACAGCGTCGAGAAAAAGCTCAAGACGTACCCGATCCCGGAGCTGAAGGGGCTGCGTCTGGACCACCTCTACTCACGCGCAGAGACCGACCCGCTGGTACTCGTGGATGGCATGCCGCAGACCCTCATCCCGGCTGGCATTAACATCACTCGTCAGCACGAGATCATTGTCACCTTCAAGCTCTCCAGCATGGAACCCTTCAACGGAGCCACCTACTACACCGACAGCACGGCACCGGAGTTTGGAGTCATGATCCGTGCCAACGCGAACCTCAGTCAGCACACAACTGTCTCGGTGCGCATGCcggaggcgacgcagcagccgatcGCCAACCGCGCGCAGGACATGACGTGGACACCAATCAAGGTGTACGCTGGTGCCAGCACCAACGCCGCGGGCAACTGTAGTGCGGAATGCGCGAAGGACCGCACGTGCGTTTCGTGGACGTACACCACCTCGCCATCGCCTACGTGCGCCCTGTACTGGAAAACAAGCCAGCGCGTGTACAACACGACCGCGCAGAGCGGCACAGTGAACATCCCAATGCTGTACATGGACCGCACCCATTCTGGCTCTATCGGCTCCAGCCAGCCTATCCTCGGCCGCTCGCCTGTGAAACAGACGAACCCTAATGTGGTACGCTTGCACATCTTCGTCGACGACAGCGTCATCGAGGTCTTCAAGGATGGTGGTCTAGAGACCATGACTGGCTCTCTCTACCTCCCTCGCGACGAATCGCAGACGGGCATCGCCGTGTACACAAAGAACATGGGCAGCGTCACCGTCACTGCCTCGGCCGAGATCTTCTCGCTAGGCTCAGCGTTTACCGCAGACACTGACCCGAAATTGATCCGCAGCTATACAAACAGCTACTACAACCTGCTCTCAGCCATGGGTGTCGCCCGGTAA
- a CDS encoding hypothetical protein (TriTrypDB/GeneDB-style sysID: LpmP.34.0570), protein MWKQTVGDWQERRQRRRGEPTLDSPQANLPDSVDATESILRGFLPREFHDHVPEPLCPASDGPETRPQPPRYTPLEQQTLGCFIASTWTVVSGVQADDILDVRDYFDAYVGRTVAHYLSLATTTRSEVYIQFASPLQAAQAVRTSSYSFNVENGTAAEGLRSFSAANGMPERPPRSLELMVGWCRDQVFLEWRERLRRRMLEARPRCQRGAALESASSTAKVPHTSELLSPPSSASPSLESSARGSDVAAATGGNDEDATAHPLLPRHRMRPSSSPSASHPSTAGETSPSRFSATVSARTGDTVSGNLATSAHPLWWDSKDYHQYNRAYHCENNIFPDDLYGSFNGAGRQHATLLSLFFHPCSSSPRARWTRFLYYPLRFVVLLLWTVWNMLAQLLPSSSVVFFKGRQASRRQPEAAPRGVATAVATQPPSPPTAVPQTSRWRLRRSLRAADVVPASASPFEFISFLLYKYIPFAPEPQEVDVALWSWLVLHSPYPQQNLRLLKQSLLVRQQAVSTMTGRLHAGGGLDVAAADTMHWTRFEKVDGIGRERLTGWEAQQPVKRCQELPVLLVWRPAWWFARYSSLSLFMLVVLVYWYS, encoded by the coding sequence ATGTGGAAGCAGACGGTCGGCGACTGGCAggagcgacggcagcggcgccgcggcgagcCAACCCTGGACTCTCCTCAAGCTAACCTGCCCGACTCCGTCGATGCCACGGAGAGCATCTTGCGAGGCTTTCTGCCGCGCGAGTTTCATGATCACGTGCCCGAGCCCCTGTGCCCGGCGTCCGATGGGCCCGAGACTCGCCCACAGCCGCCACGGTACACACcactggagcagcagacgtTGGGCTGCTTCATTGCCTCGACCTGGACTGTAGTGAGTGGGGTGCAAGCTGATGACATCCTCGATGTGCGCGACTACTTTGATGCCTACGTCGGGCGCACCGTGGCACATTACCTGTCGCTCGCCACAACCACGCGGTCAGAGGTGTACATTCAGTTTGCATCTCCGCTGCAAGCGGCCCAAGCGGTGCGCACCTCGTCGTACAGCTTCAACGTGGAGAACGGGACGGCCGCGGAGGGCCTACGCTCTTTTTCAGCGGCTAATGGTATGCCAGAGAGGCCGCCACGCAGTCTTGAGCTGATGGTGGGCTGGTGCAGGGATCAGGTTTTTCTTGAGTGGCGTGAGCGTCTACGGCGCCGGATGTTAGAGGCGCGGCCACGGTGCCAGCGTGGTGCAGCTTTGGAGTCAGCGTCGTCGACGGCGAAGGTACCGCACACGAGCGAGTTGTTGAGCCCACCCTCGtctgcgtcgccgtcgctcgaGTCCTCCGCTCGAGGTTCTGATGTGGCCGCGGCCACCGGTGGCAACGATGAAGACGCAACTGCGCATCCGCTACTGCCCCGCCATCGCATGCGGCCATCAAGTTCCCCATCTGCCAGTCATCCCTCTACAGCAGGCGAGACGTCGCCATCGCGCTTTTCAGCGACTGTCTCTGCGCGGACGGGTGACACGGTGTCGGGTAACTTAGCAACCTCGGCGCACCCGCTGTGGTGGGACTCGAAGGACTACCACCAGTACAATCGGGCTTACCACTGCGAAAACAACATCTTTCCAGACGACCTCTACGGTAGCTTCAACGGTGCTGGCAGGCAGCACGCAACGCTGCTCAGTCTTTTCTTTCACCCGTGCTCGTCCTCGCCCAGAGCGCGGTGGACGCGTTTTCTCTACTACCCTCTCCGATTCGTGGTGCTCCTGCTATGGACCGTGTGGAATatgctggcgcagctcctaCCATCGTCGTCGGTAGTCTTCTTTAAGGGCAGACAGGCAAGCCGGCGCCAACCCGAGGCCGCGCCTCGTGGAGTCGCCACTGCCGTAGCCACGCAaccgccctcccctcccacgGCAGTCCCACAGACGTCACGGTGGAGGCTGCGGCGATCGctgcgtgctgctgacgtGGTACCAGCCTCCGCGTCACCGTTTGAATTCATCTCCTTTCTCCTGTACAAGTACATCCCGTTTGCACCAGAGCCGCAGGAAGTCGATGTAGCACTGTGGAGTTGGCTCGTTCTTCATAGTCCATACCCACAGCAAAATCTTCGACTGCTGAAGCAGAGTTTACTGGTACGGCAGCAGGCCGTGAGCACCATGACGGGACGGCTTCACGCAGGTGGTGGCCTcgacgtcgccgcagcagacacGATGCACTGGACACGATTTGAGAAGGTAGACGGTATCGGTAGGGAGCGGCTCACTGGGtgggaggcgcagcagccggtGAAGCGTTGTCAAGAGCtaccggtgctgctggtgtggagGCCTGCATGGTGGTTCGCGCGCtactcctccctctctcttttcatgTTGGTTGTGCTAGTCTACTGGTACTCCTAG